The genomic DNA TTTTGGCATTCCCTGCAGATCATACTTACGGATATTATATGCCCCTTCAGTCCATGAGCAGAATCTGCACATTCAATCACTGCGCTCAGCTGTGGATAACCCACACCAGTTTTTATCCGAGTGGTGCACACAGATCCTAGACATCAAAAACGAACAGATGGAAAGATGAAACCAAAGCTATGGTATCTTGTAGATTAGGGCAGGTGAAACCACTGGTGTCTTTCTCAGGCAGCTGTGCCCCTGTGGGAGCAGCTCTGCCATTATGACAGCCCACACAGCTGCATCATTCTTTCCTTTTCAACTGGCACAACAAATTTTTACTTGCAGGAGAAGCACCTGACTCCACAGAAGGTGCCTAATAGAATTCAAAAGGCCCTTGAAACCTTCCTCCAGTTTTATGAGGAGCCACCGATTACCACTCTTTATGTACAGTTTGCCAACCAGCTGCTAATCCACCTGACTGTGGTATCATCTAGCCTACATTTAAATAGGTTACTAACCCAAATATAATGGGGAACCCTGCCAAATGCTTTGCATTCCCCCCAACGTCTCGGCCTTGTTTAAGAAATGAATAGGAGGTCACAATGTTGCACATCCCATTCCCTCTTCTGTACAAAATCCCTCTGCCCTTCCTCTACAGTTAAGCATTGCAATACCGGTGGTCAATGCTAACCAGAGTTCCCTCTTAATCAGCATCTGAAACCAGTGAAAGCTAATCCTGCAAGTGCCATTAGAACGCATGATTTTGTAAAAGCTGGCAATGGAAGGGTGGGAAAACTGGTATGCccggaggtgggggggtggggtgggaagcaggcaaaGATGAAGCCTTCTCCTGATCTATGGTTAATAAATTGGAAGTGTTAAGCCTACATCAGCTCAAACTATGCTTGGCATACATTGATGTCAGTCTTATTTCTGGGCTTAAGTGAGTTAAGATTTCTAAAGACTTTTACAGGCAGGAAAATGGGCACTGGGGTCACTCTAGCTCACCACAGGCTTTCAATCTAAAGTGAAACAATAAGATTAGCCTACTAATTTCTGCCTAAAAATGATAGGACAGCAGGAAAGAGGCTTCCCCTCCAAGTCATGTGGATGAAGAGGTCTGGGTAGATGAGCCACCATTTCCATAAAATGGCTAACTGGTACAGCTTAAGCCAGTGGTTTTcatgtgccatggcaccctgaggtgccttgaaggatggtcaggagtgccatgggcaacactgccTGTGTCCCTCTTtcgttccctccctcctctgatgccctctcgtgtcTCTGCCTGCCAAAAGCTTGCCTGGCTGTTTGCTgcaacagccctggctacaagctccacgggtgaatggtgcctctggggctggccagggggtgctggttgccaggagctgaggcagcctcagagcatgcaagcaagcaggcaagggagcccagccagccagtccaccagcccttgctgttgggaatggtcAGACAAGTCCTAGGCCCCTAtgaggcagtgtgaggaggcacctctctttgaggcgggggggcagctcagagaccaggggcggcagcagcaactgcccagaggactcccaaggataGGGGAGAACAGGCTGGGGGAACACACCACAAAGGAGGGTGtctgaaaaagggtgagaggctgccagttctgcaggcaaggggtgacataactgggctcctgggccccacaggggtgccacagaaagaatgtagttggtcaagggagccgtgggctcaaaaagattgaaaacctctggtttaaggtgtttttaattttgaaagATGGGCAATTTATTTCATGGCATTGAAACACTACAGCACAGCTTGATCACTGGGCACATGAAAATAAATTAATCACTAGTGATGATTtattctcattcattcattcattcattcctataGCAGTTTTAGTGTTTAAAGTacattggtacagtggtacctcgtgttgcgtacttAGTCCATTCGTAACAGTAAACTGCTTGTAAcatgaggtgtgctttcgctaatggcgcctcccgctgctgccgcaccgctGAAGCACAACTTCtgctcacatcccggggcaaaagtcgcaacaaggggcatctacttccaggttagtggagtgcataacccgcagcattcgtaagggggacggtacgtaacacgaggtaccactgtacatagcaaTCCTTGCTTTATTTATCCTATAGCAACCCTGTAAAACAGGATACTACTGGTCCCATATCTAAGGCTCAGAAGATGCAATCTGCCAAGTGCTATTCGGCAAAATCACTGACTTCTGGCAGGAGACAATCAAGGCAACTTAGCAGGGGGAACACAATCTCCTCATACCAAACTCTCTGTAGCATCATTGTTTTTGCTCTGAACCCCATATCCAAATGGAAAAAGGAGCACCAGGTTATGGAATGTAAGGTTAGACTATACCAACATCATGGTGAGTCATGGCTACCCAGGTCCACAGGATTATtataggaaaataaataaattctcagAGAATAAATATACCCAACATGAATGCAGAAACAAGTGTCCCAGGCACATCAATATAAAACTGCACTCTCACTGTCCACTGCCAATCAGCTTACCTGGTCCAATTCCAACTTTGATAATGTCTGCTCCGGATAGAATAAGTTCTTCCACCATCTCTCCAGTCACCACATTACCTGCCTGAAACACAGGCAAGAACATCAATCCAAAGTTGAACGAAACACTGAACAAATGCTTGCGTTAACGGGATTACTGTTATTAGTGTTGTTATTCAATAATTCCATATACAGTTTTGTTTATATGAAGAAACTGAGTTTATTTCCCAAACAACCACACtaatttaaagtgtgtgtgtgtgtgggggggtgattACTGTAATAGGATATTTGTGTCAACTTATGCCCTGGATCAATCAAAGACATTTTGCTCCTTGAGGacactgggggagggggacacctaTAACAGTTTTAGGAGGCAcatggggagaagggaaagggagaatattccatttcacaagcagaaatccttgtgctgatggaacatttACCTTAGCACTATGCTGCAATTCCACTCTAGGCAACCTTCAGCATGTCATTATCCATAACTATGGATAAACTTTGTAGTTTAACGTAGCATTCCCCCATCACCAAATTCTCTTGTCAAGAAGCAGCTTTCAAAAATCCCTTGAGTTTAATAATGCTCTGCAGTTCAACAGGGGGAGTGGGCTGAAAAGAACACGGCTGAACAGCCTAGGAAGCtagatccttggtccatctagcctagtagaTGGACCaaggtttagggaagcttttaatgtttaatatattattgcattttaatattctgttggaagccgcccagagtggctggggaaacccagccagatgggtggggtataaataaaaaatcagtagtagtagtagtagtagtagtagtagtagttactgTCTGCatcgactggcagcagctctccaaggttctgGATATTGAACCTGGGGACTTCCTCATGCAGATCATCTGCTCTAACACTACAGCTTCAGCCCCTTTTCTGCAAGTCACATTGTTGGATCATAGCTACTGCGCTCTAATCTTGGGAACCCATTTGGGGAATGGGAATGACAGCAATAGTGATCTTTAATAGAAGGATGTGTAAAGAATTCAATTCTGTGGAAACAGTGGGAACGCAGTAGTTGCATGGCCTGAAACTGGAGTGGCCAGGTGACAAGCTACAACTGCTGAAAGTCCTTCTTCTATACAACTATTACACATGCAGGAACCCTGTCCTCTTCTTCACCAGGCCATCCTCCGTGAAACACGCTTATTTGAATCAACAAAACATCTCACCGAATTAAACCCATCCACCTCTCCACTTTCCTCATCATACCTACCATGATTGTGTGCTTGGGGAATCTGATGCGGACAGCTTTCACAAACTCCACAAAGTATTCTGAATAACCATTGGCCACATCCAAGCAAATGTACTTGATAAGGGGAATGGCCTCTATGATTCTGGTCATCTTCTCAAAGTCGGGCATGCCACTGCCTGAGCTCACAGCTACATGCTGGAAAGAGAGGGAGTGATCATCAGCCGCTTTTATTGAACCGGGGTCTGTGCATCTATTTGAGAGAGGAAGCCAACAGGGACCATAAAATATTAGCGTATACCTCCAGGCTGGGGGAAGAGATTTGGTCAAATCTGAAGATCGAGTGCAATGAAAGAGCAGCTGGAATTTGTGTCTGGGGCTTGGAACTGTGGTCTGAGAATGAATAAAAAATCTTCCATTCCTAGTTATGCAGTCTGCTAATCTATGCATGATATCAATTCCTCTGGAGCACCTAACACTTTGTCCTCCTTTCTTTGCCATTTAAAATTTTTCTATCTATAAAAACTCCTGTTTGTGTTAAGTGATGTTGGCAAAGAAAAAAATCCTGGTAGCTTCTGTCCCATATCCAAACTCTCTTGGTTCATCTCCCACTCCCCTGGTCCTTTACAACATTTTCTTGAATACTGTACACTGTTTCCTATTTTAGTTTTCTTTTcaagctgtttttaatattccctCTACAGAAAACAAGCATATTTTCTAGCCACTTTTGTCATTCCAAAACAAGCCAGGATTTGGCTCATAAGTTAGTCATAGCTTCACATTAAGTGCAAACCACAGTTAACAGCATACCAAGAAGCCAGGATATTAAGCCACAATTTAAATATGGGTATCATAGCAACCCAAAAGGCAACCAAAGGCCAGCTATGGAGCCACTGCCAGCAGTGTTAAGTGGTGCTCTGCCATGACGGAGGGAGACCACTGGAGGTCTCCCTAGCAGAAGACTTCAGAAGGTGTACTGCCACAAATATTCATTGGTCAGCATTAGGAAAAACTGGGCATTTCAAGGGTGTGTTGGGATGTGATGGTGAAGCTATGGATCAACAGGATCTAAGCCCTCTTATTTCCTCAACACACCATCACACAAAACTGAACTTGGAACTAAATTTGCTACTCACTGGAAGaggagatttaaaaaacaacttgaAGTAAAACAAGAGTGGAatcagtcactgtagacaatactgagctagatagaccaacagcctgtctcagtataaggcagcttcactaGGCTAGTGCcatcaaataaaatgaaatacataTCTAGCCTGCTTGCATTATTTTCCTCACTCTCTAACTTACTCTATGCTAATCTGACACAAACTTGAAAACTtcattatcacctcattcacttcAATGATTCTGGTGCCCTGGCAAATGGTATCTTCACTCCTGCTCTGAAGAAAAGTGTCCCAGAACATCCCCCCAACCCCAGTATTTTATCACAAGTTTTCAGGGAATCTTTCTTTCTCACTGTTATCTATCTTCTTATTGCCTGGGCCCTAATTCTCAAAAAGCATGCTGTTTCAGAAAGAATTTCAGAATCTATCATAATGACATTTGGGCTGATTAAAATTGCTGCATCAAATATATGTTTGCCAGTCTTGGTTTGAATTTACAGAATTATGTTCCTTGACTCCAGTCTAATTTTGTTGAAATGCAGCCATACCTATTTCATCCATTTCAATTTCCCTGCCAACATTCTATTAAAAATCTCATAACTGTTCCCTCTTGCTGTAATGATAGTCAAAGAAAGATGCTCATTCATGGGCGTATGCAATGGGGGGCATGGGGGCAATTGCctcccctagatcaagtaaaacaatataaatacTTAACAGACCAAGCatgttggttctgccccccctaacaaaagtcctgccctccCCAAcacaaatcctggctacgcccatgcgtTCATTCTTAGTTTACTGGAGAAAGCTTTGTtaacacactttcccctaactTCTACGAACATTTGCTACAGTTAATCTTTCTTTCTAATGGttctattatatatattatattccCCATAGGAATGCTGAATAAACCACTTAGCACAATTATTTTAAGAACGACATTGCTCCCCTTACAAAATGATTTCTTGCAAACAAAAcatgttgttttcttctttttccattttgtaTGTGTGCAGTTCTTCCCCAAACTCCCAAGTTTAGAAAGCAGCAACTGCATTTAATAATTAATAGTGTGAAAATATACCTCTAGGCATTCTGGGTGATTGCTTGCAAACAGCTCCCACTGTTCCAGAGAGTAATGCTTGTGAATTGCAGTGAACATTGCATACtagggaaaaaaagaaaccaggTATTACGCTACAATCTCAGGCAGCAATGCACGCAAAAAGACTACATGGCTACAAAGCAAGAATGTGTTATGTGATCTtattcccccctttaaattagtttttattaaagattttcttgtgtaacaaaacaagcaaataaaaaaaattgcatatagtGTTTCCACTTTCAATTTGTACCATAGTCTTTTTCACAATTTGTTTACATTCAGTATGAGACACTGTTATCATATACATGGTTTAACAGGTATTTAGAAGTGCTTGACTTTGCTCCTACTTTCCCTGTTTGCAACACAGGCAAGTCAAAAGAAAACTGGAATCTAAAATTATTTTGCTTCaaatatgttttttgtttgtttgtttgttttgtaaaaaatggACCAGCTCAGGTAACACACAtcagggttttatttttctttctgttttgcaggAGAATTAAAAAGCACTTACTTTTGCCATAACCTGTGCCATTTCAAAAGTGCCTACGGTGTCCATATTTGCTACTATAATGGGGATCCCAGTGTAGGTTTGCTTAGAATTACGGAATGTGAAAGTACGCATAAGATCCacctgtaaaaataataatacatattttaatCAGTCTTCTGTACCAGCAAAGAAATACAGCTTTTATACGTTAttctgcgtgtgtgtgttgggggggggggaattcactaAATGTAGAATTGAGGCCTAAGATTGCAAACATAAAAGGAAGGAAATGCAAAATTGTATTTCTAAGTAAGCCAATCCCACATTTAATGCTTATCCAATAAGGAACATGTCCTCAAGATGTTCAAATCAAGTTCCTTTTTTTCCTAGTTTTCTACTACATCCCATTTAAGCTGTTGGCTGGTCTAAAGTAAGTTAAGGACCTGAAATTCTCAAAGTCACCTAGACTTGAGCTGGAAATGCCCACTTTGAAGAGTTTTCTTCAAATATTcttcaccatttttttttaattgagactTGGCACTCCAACACACAATGTGTTGTAATCACCAGCCCAATGTCATTATGAAGCATGAAAAGTAGCAACAACAAACCCTTAGGAAAAAAGCGAAAAGCCATGCTACTGCCACCACTAATGGTAAGCTCCATCCCCAATAACTGTTGCAATATTTCTTCTCCCTCTACAAATTTGGTGAAACGGCCCCCAATTTCCCTGCCCACAAATGGGCTGAACAAAGGCCTTTAATGCATAGCTGTACCATCAACAcaactcaggtggcgctgtgggttaaaccacagagtctagggcttgctgatcagaaggttggtggttcgaatccctgccatggggtgagctcccgttgctcggtcccagctcctgcccacctagcagttcgaaagcatgtcagagtgcaagtagataaatagggactgctccagtgggatggtaaacggtgtttccgtgcgctgatctggttcgccagaagcagctttgtcatgctggccacatgacccggaagctgtctgcagacaaacgccggctccctcggcctatagagcgaaatgagcgccgcaaccccagagtcggacacgactggacctgatggtcaggggtccctttaccttaccatcaAGACACAGACACCAACAGGTCTTGGCAAATGCTACTAAAGGGTTCACATTCCCTAATTAGGACTGTTTGCTGTATGGGAGTGCTTTGGGATCAAGGTCTCCTTCTGGATGCTTAAACTGAAACAGTGGCCAGGAATGCATTTTATCAGCCTTGGCCTTTTCAATAGCTTACCCCTATTCCTGAAAGAGAATGGTTTGACCCTCATACTGCATGTCCTAGTAACCTTCCATCCAAACTGCAATACAGAGAGCCGCACTTCAAGCCTGTTCACAAGTTGTGACTGGTCCACAATACAACAGCCACGTTCAATTACAGGGGTTAGATGCAGGAAGCAATACTAATTTTATGTGAGctacactggttgccagtttaCTTTCAGGATAAATTCAATTTTTACTTTTATCCCTCTTTATACTCCAGCTACCAGGTAACTTGAGAGAGCATCTTTTCCATATGTACTTAAAATCCAGCTCAGTTTAATCATCAGTTAGCCTGGTGGTCCACAGATTATAGAACCAGTTGCCTGTTCCATACAAGACATTGCCCCCTTTAAACAATCTTTATGGGTTTGTCTTTTAAAATAGGTTTTTGCTGTTTAATATGCCTAATGGTtttatttgttgctctgcctcaGTTTTGGGGTGGTTTTATTGTTATCGCTTCTCGGCCTATTAGCCAAAATGATGCGAAAACACTATTATATTTTCTGTTAACTGCTGTTCTCTACCTTGAAAAGCAGTGTATTGAAAAGCAGACTATGCATcttccaaataaataattaatagGTAATTGTATAATGCTGAACCTCATTCATTGCAAGCAGGACCTGTATCCAATGTCTCCCCAACCTCCCTGATTTTTCGTTGGCAACAACCTAGGCTCATCCTTACAAGTCAGgaattaaaagaaaacagaagtcaCAGAGGGGGACATAATGTCTGCGATACCTAGAATTAATACAATAGCCAGCCACATAAACGGATGAGTTGAAAaggtttaaaatatttgttactcacacacacacacacacacacacacaagttcttGGGTCAATGGACTTGTAAGTCATGACTAATCTACACCAATTATTTCAAAGGATCTGCTCTAAGTAAgtcagcacaatcctaaccatgtttacaacacaatcctaaccatgtttacaacacaatcctaaccatgtttactctgaagaaaATCCTAAATGAAATGGGGCCTAAATTAATAGGGGCTGGATTGAAGCCTTATTCTAAAGTAAATATGTACAGAATGAATTCTTACTTGGATGCAATAACCGCTCTACCCATTGCACCAAAATAAACAAGCATGTAGCCTTATTTTGCAGGGAAATGCTGTTGGCTCATTTAGTTGTATGATACATGCAGCTGGAAACATTACATATAACACTTTGGGTGTAGATGCAAAACACCTGATGGCATATATATCTTAAAGCAGCCTAAACTTCCTTCCATTGAAATCTATGTTAACGATGGCTACAAAAGTTGGTTTTAAATTAAAGCCatttttctcattaaaaaaaaacacggtAATTTTATTTAGTCCTTTCAGTACCCCATAGAAAAGGCAATACAAACGTGCCACTtgtctttgggatcttgttccaaGTTGATAGGTAGATCATACCTTGTAGAATATAGTAAGCCTATTGGGTCAATAGATATGCAACTCCACATTCCAGAGGGATTTCCTACAACACTATTCTGGTTACAGAGATATAATGCTTGTAGGGTTTTTTTGAAAACGCCTTTACCAGTAGCAATGGTTGCTGGCCAGATGTCTCTACACAGCCTGCAGTCGCAAAGCATTCATTCCAACGATAGTGCAAATTATCCAACCACAAACTAGATTGCAGGGATTTTAATAACACAAGGAACAAGATTGCTGCTTTTATTGACAGCTCACCAAGCTATTTTTCCCCCTAGCAGAAAACCTGAGTATGCCTGTGCATTAAGAACCCTGTTGAATCAGACCAAATGTGCATCATCAAAGCCTAGCACCCTGCTACCCAAACTGGGCAACTAGGCAAGGCAGGCGCACAACAGCCTTCTCTAGCTGTTGCcccccaggaactggcattcagtgGCACACTCCTTCTGTGAGcatggaagttc from Lacerta agilis isolate rLacAgi1 chromosome 7, rLacAgi1.pri, whole genome shotgun sequence includes the following:
- the GMPR gene encoding GMP reductase 1 isoform X1; its protein translation is MPRVDADLKLDFKDVLVRPKRSSLKSRAEVGAYPNEHAFFLNTSHLTPVDLMRTFTFRNSKQTYTGIPIIVANMDTVGTFEMAQVMAKYAMFTAIHKHYSLEQWELFASNHPECLEHVAVSSGSGMPDFEKMTRIIEAIPLIKYICLDVANGYSEYFVEFVKAVRIRFPKHTIMAGNVVTGEMVEELILSGADIIKVGIGPGSVCTTRIKTGVGYPQLSAVIECADSAHGLKGHIISDGGCSCPGDVAKAFGAGADFVMLGGMFAGHDQCAGEIIEKNGKKVKLFYGMSSDTAMKKHVGGVAEYRASEGKTVEVPYRGDVEDTIRDILGGLRSTCTYVGAAKLKELSRRTTFIRVTQQHSTAY
- the GMPR gene encoding GMP reductase 1 isoform X2 is translated as MPRVDADLKLDFKDVLVRPKRSSLKSRAEVDLMRTFTFRNSKQTYTGIPIIVANMDTVGTFEMAQVMAKYAMFTAIHKHYSLEQWELFASNHPECLEHVAVSSGSGMPDFEKMTRIIEAIPLIKYICLDVANGYSEYFVEFVKAVRIRFPKHTIMAGNVVTGEMVEELILSGADIIKVGIGPGSVCTTRIKTGVGYPQLSAVIECADSAHGLKGHIISDGGCSCPGDVAKAFGAGADFVMLGGMFAGHDQCAGEIIEKNGKKVKLFYGMSSDTAMKKHVGGVAEYRASEGKTVEVPYRGDVEDTIRDILGGLRSTCTYVGAAKLKELSRRTTFIRVTQQHSTAY
- the GMPR gene encoding GMP reductase 1 isoform X4, with protein sequence MRTFTFRNSKQTYTGIPIIVANMDTVGTFEMAQVMAKYAMFTAIHKHYSLEQWELFASNHPECLEHVAVSSGSGMPDFEKMTRIIEAIPLIKYICLDVANGYSEYFVEFVKAVRIRFPKHTIMAGNVVTGEMVEELILSGADIIKVGIGPGSVCTTRIKTGVGYPQLSAVIECADSAHGLKGHIISDGGCSCPGDVAKAFGAGADFVMLGGMFAGHDQCAGEIIEKNGKKVKLFYGMSSDTAMKKHVGGVAEYRASEGKTVEVPYRGDVEDTIRDILGGLRSTCTYVGAAKLKELSRRTTFIRVTQQHSTAY
- the GMPR gene encoding GMP reductase 1 isoform X3, with translation MQVCRKWKSSNERHVDLMRTFTFRNSKQTYTGIPIIVANMDTVGTFEMAQVMAKYAMFTAIHKHYSLEQWELFASNHPECLEHVAVSSGSGMPDFEKMTRIIEAIPLIKYICLDVANGYSEYFVEFVKAVRIRFPKHTIMAGNVVTGEMVEELILSGADIIKVGIGPGSVCTTRIKTGVGYPQLSAVIECADSAHGLKGHIISDGGCSCPGDVAKAFGAGADFVMLGGMFAGHDQCAGEIIEKNGKKVKLFYGMSSDTAMKKHVGGVAEYRASEGKTVEVPYRGDVEDTIRDILGGLRSTCTYVGAAKLKELSRRTTFIRVTQQHSTAY